AGGACAGGAGACTTTGTTTGCTCATCATGGCAAAGGTTCCCCGAAAGGCTAGCAACGAGCTGAGtgatcttttcttcttccttcaaGATAAAGCCCTTCCGCCAACAACTCTTGCGTTTCACGGCAACAAACCGGCTTTgattccctcaaaaaaaaaacggcTTTGACACAGCTGCGATTAGTAATATTAGACCTGTTTCATAATGAAAGAATTTTATGGGAAATCTTgtattttttattcttttagataatttaaatattttacttTCCTGCCTCTACCATAAGGCACACAACTAATGAAGCGATGAGTTCTTAAGAAgcatttttttccttaaaaagcAGCACAAAAACCcatgttaaaaaaaaccttaagGCATGCTTATGAGGTTACGATTTGGGGTGTAAATATCAGGGTTTACGATTTCGACAAAATCAGACCGGATTTCGCGAAATTTCGACGTTTCGACGAGGCTCGAAAGTAGAAACCATATGAGATTTCGAgaagtttcatccaaattcaaatttgaattgataaaaaagaaaaaaatcaaataaaatcttataaatactatgatattcatagaatctattgggatataaattttcgaaaaaaatgatgcattgtgtgtatttactgaaacttacattagtaaagaaaagaataaagaattaaaaaaagtaaaacacTTACATGGGCCAAAACcgaccggaattaaaaaaaggaaaacacttactgatcgaaatttcgatgatttcgATAGAAATTTCACCAAAACCGACCGGTTTTCGAGAACTTGTCAGTAAACTCATGgtatttgtattcaaattttggtttatgaaatttgttcaaaatttaCCAGTTTTCCACCGGATGAAATTCCGAATTCCGCCGGTGTCCAAAACGGAAGAGATTGTCTGAATCGTAAACCCTggtaaatactccatccgtttcatatacCATgtaatattataagtcgttttaagttttcctagtcaaactttttatgtttgatcaaatttataaaaaaaaattagcaacatctagtacatcaaattagttttagtaaatacaaattaaattttgataatatgtttgttttgtgttgaaaatattgttatattctTTTATGaatttgattaaacttaaaaggggtttgactagaaaaaaatcaaaataacttataatataaaataaacgGAGTTAAGTAAATTTTAGTCCTCCTTGGACTTGTCACACCACAATTTTGAAAGATAATGGATACTAGATCACATAAAAGCGTACTTTAGTAAAATATTGTCCTTTTAATCTCCTTTAAATCTGCTAAACTCTACCAATGCTGAAGTTTAAAACCGGCATAAGGTTAGCACATTCCAAATCTCACGGATACACCGATGGATGGTGTGTCTTTGTGCATGCATCGTGTGAGCCTGTCATCCCTTTTCCAACCTCCACACAGTTCATCAAACATGAAACAAATTCCTTACCAGCAAAAAAGGCTGGAACAACAGAAGGACACCTGTGCAGTGGCTGGCTGGTCCTAACTCACAATGTACACACCAGGCGCTAGCTGTGCCGTGCACAAGCTTGTGAACGACATAAATAAATTCCTCaataaagttgttaaaaaaaaactagctgaTATATCCAACTAGAcaaattttgttaaaaataaacttGTTAATAAAAGCAGCACCGCCGCGCCCGACTCAATCATCAGATCGGGAGCTTAGGTTAGTTCCCAAACGGCAGTGAGCTTAATCCATCATTAGGTTGCATAAAACTATACCCCTAATCGgctaatcatcatcatcatcactagATGCTAAACAGAAGTGCCTGATGAATCATTCTTTGATCACATTGTTTAACACTAATTGCAAGCTCTTCCCAGCTATGCACTAACACAAACTTTTCCAGTTAATGCACTGAACTTTAACCTCTAGTACACATGAATTTCTGAAGAAAAGTGCGAGCAATATATTGTCGAACCCTTCATTTTAAATTCCCCTGTTCAAAACAGATAtcctataaattttatttttggtttAGATTAAGCTGCAAACGAACACAAGTTTAACACCTGAAAGCAAGACTGATTGGAAAGTTGCAACCACAATGGACAATTAGTTGGAGCCTGTACTTGCTTTCCTTTGTGTAGGATCAATCAATCATAGGAGTTAGATGAAACAAAGGAAAACACGAACGGACGGGCCCACATTCAGAGGCACACATAGCCTGCCCAAACGCGATCGCCGGCGAAAGTCTCGAGGgttgccgccggccggccggcgacggccgggACCAGTGGTGGTGGTCCAGATTAGCAGCAAACCTGACAAAAAAAATGGTTGGTACTGATGCTGATGCATAGTGCAAAACTGCGCTGGACATAGTGCATTTCGTGGTTAGACAGCAGCTACCGTGCTAACGACCAATCCTAGGACCAGCACTCCAGCAGTACTACAGCACTCGCTACTCCATTTTCATCAGTGATCGCTGTAAGAGCATGAGCATTGCTCGACACCTGACAGATAGTTCAAACACTGGCTATGCTGATTGGTGAGCTACCGAGCATACAGTAGTACTGATTGACTAGTAATTGAGATATACTGTTACGATGCTGCCAAATGTCAACATAAACTCAGGTGTAATTTGGACGCCAAACGTGCAATTCCGCATGTGGACTATCTGTGTGTTCTAACTTCATATGCGGAACAGGCAGGCAAGCAGTAGTTTCGAATGTTTTTGATTTGTTTTTGCCACTCCAAGTGCATTGAATTTGAGTTTGAGCCATCCTTTTGCAATTGGCTACTACACTACAATGTACAGCCCCCAAATTACAAATGAGAAGAACAACAAATTTAAAACAACCGTGATCAAGTGCGAAGAtacacaagaagaagaagaagaagaagaagaagaagaagaagaagaagaagaagaagaagaagaagaagaagaagaagaagagggcaagtgcaaaatgtttttctttaatttatcaCCGGTCCTTATCGGCGCTGACGTCACTGCCCCGGCCGTTCGCCGACGCCGTGTCGTCGACGGGAacgacgccgccgtccttgcggctcctgatcttgatcagcccgTAGAGCTTCTTGAACTCCCTCATCGGCGCGTCCTTCCCgaatcccccgccgccgccgcccggcgatTGGTTGGCCGCGCTTGCGTCCGCCGCGCTTGCCTCGTCGAGGTGACCGGACCATCTCGCGGTCAGCCtgggcggcggccgcgacgcgGAGCTCGCCCggggctgctgctgcggcggcgccggggccggCGCCACGTGCTGCAGCGCGTTGATGACCGTGCGGAGCGCGCGGCTCGGGGACCCGCGGTTGGCGAGCATGATCTCGCCGAGCTCGGCGGGGCTGaggcgcgcgccggcggcgtggaaGCCCTCCTCCACCTGCGGGTACAGCTTGTGGTCCTTGAGGCCGAGGTAGTTGCTGGCCAGAGTCTTGAACCCCTCGAAGTCGCACATGGTGAAGTGGATGTGCACGTCCAGCCTCCCCGGCCGCAGGATGGCCGGGTCCACGCCGTCCTTGTCGCCGCTCATGGTGAACACCATGACGCGCTCCTCGCCGCAGCACGACGAGAGCCCGTCCATGAAGCTGAGCATCCTCGACGTCCTCGCGGCGGACGtctccccatcgccgccgccgcggagataCCGGTCCAGGTCCTCCACGAGGATGAGCGACCGCGGGGTGGTCTccaggagcagcgcgcggaggTCGTCGCAGCCGCCGCGGGACATGTCGATGTCGTAGACGTCGTACACCAAGaacctcgccatcgccgcggcgAACGTGGACTTCCCGGTGCCGGACGGGCCGTAGAGCAGGTAGCTCCGGCGCCACGCGCGACCGAGCCGATGGTAGTACGCCCTGCCCTTGAGGAAGCTCTCCAGGTCGGCGCGGACGCGGGCCTTGAGCTCCGGGTCCATGGCCACCGTCTCCAGCGTGGCCGGGTGGGTGAACGGCGCCGACGTCCACTTCGGCGAGggggcgccatcgccgccggtgtTCGCGTACAGCCTCAGCTCGCGCCGGCGGAGCTCCATCTCGTCGGCGACCGACTCGACATGCTGCAGGTACGGGCGCAGCACGCGCGTCCTGTCATGTCGACGCACACGCAACACCAGGCgctcgcggccgccgccgccgtcgcccgccggcCCGGCGTTGGTCCACGCGAGGCGGGCGCCGAGGAACGCGTCGTGCGCCGTGTGCCCCGGCCCGAGCTGCAGCGAGAAGTCGTTGGTCTTGCACGCCGACGACAGCACGCACGCCGCGTCCGCGTCCTCCAGCGACGGCAGCGCCGCCAcgtacgccgccgccttcctgaACAGCGGATTCtccaccccctcgccgccgccgccgccgaaccgcGGCACCTCGTAGTACTGGTACGCCTGCGCCCACTCGTCCGCCCACCGCCACATCCTCCGCACCGCGTGCGCCACCGACTTGTACGACAGCACCACCCgcagcgccaccaccgccagcgCCGCGTACGCTACCAACCCCaccacgccgcctccgccgccgccgccgccctcccgcgGCGTCATcgcccccctctcccctcctctcccctcccccctagGTGGGTGTGGGCTCGTGCGGTTGTGCGTTTTGATTCGGTCGCGTCGGTTTGTTCGCTTCCGCgagacgggagagagagagagagaaatcgcgAGGTTTTTATGGGGGGACGACGAGACGAGATGAGACGGCGTGCGGGGGATTTGGTCGGGATCGGTGTGGTGTGCGGTGTGATGTGGTGTGGTGCGCGGCGCGCCCCGCGCGGGTCAAAGATGGCCGCGCGGGCGCGACGCAAGGCGTAGCCGGACAAAAGGATTTCTTTCGTTTTGTATCGTCTCTTTTgatcttctttctttttgtggTGGTTTGAAACTGTTTGGACTTCTCTGGTGATTGTGTATTGATGTGGTGGAGGGTGATCGGGATGGGTAAGTGGTTGACGAATTCCTGCATTATTTACATGCCCATGTAATTGAAATTCATTCGTTATTTGGTTGGTGTGCCAGAAGTTTATTATCGTTTGGTTGGCTGTGTAGTAGTACGAATTTGAAGATTGAGGTGTGTGGACTGTACACATCACGAAATTGTATTTTTTGGGGGACGAGTTAAAACTGTATCTATCAAAGTGGCAACCCAACAGTTGAATAAGGTAGTAGAAAGATCCCAATGCAAAAGCATCTTAccccatccgtcccataatataagggattttaagtttttacttgTTGTAACGTTTGAtcgctcgtcttattcaaaattttactttaagcacaacttttcattttttatatttgcaaaaaaaaattaaataagacgagtggtcaaacgttacaagcaaaaactcaaaatcccttatgttGTGGGATATaagtgggacggagggagtaccatttatATAAGCTAAATACCTAAGGTgatgtttggttggagggactaaagtggggctaaactttagtccctctcacaaaaacataagtccctaTGATAAGTCTCTATGGtagggacttatgtttttgtgagagggactaaatttagtccctagtttccaaacaccccctaaatcaACCATATGCCTTTGTCTCTGCTGTGGACAAGGATGTCGCAATTAATGGCCAatataatctatcgatttggATATGACAGGATTCTAGCAACAACCAACTTGGAAGGTTCGATACTCTGTCCTGGATGTTCTTTTCGATTATTTAGGCCGCGTACGCACCGCGTCTGAGTTTTAGCTTAACAGCGTGTTTAGTTTCAACGTTAGGTTGTCGCCTAATTTGGACTGAGACACTAGTGTATATCTACTGTGGTTTATTTTGGCTAATTAATCTTCATCTAAATTTTTTTGGCTAATTGATTCTGGGATCACTTACCATTGGCAATTAGTATATGAGTATATCCACTGCCCTGTCAATTAAAATTTATTCACGTTGTTAACCTTTTTAAGTGGCTAATGTGATCCGCGTCCTTGTTCACTGCAAACGGTGCATGCATGGAAAGCATGTTCATCGCGTGGATCATTTTATCCATTTTTACCCTTTTCCCATTTGGTTTGTGTTAACCTTTTCACAAGTGAAATGCGCTTTTGGATCATTTTTTATTATCCAAGTTTCACTTACCACACATAAATCTTTTCTCAAGCACACCAATAACTTTAAGCACATCGCTAGTTGTATACCAGCAATCATCTCGACTAACGCATAGACTTTTATTTGTTATATGAGAGTGTAATTACATCTAAAGAAGAAACTTTTAAGATACATAGTACAATAAAGGTAATTTTACCTAGTatattctgaaaaaaataactaaagaATGGTCCAAAATGAAACTTAGGTAATAAAATGTGAATCAAAACGCAAttcatcttttttaaaaaacaaataattcTAGCCAAAATACATTACTACCTCTGTAAAAATTTATAGCTTATGCATGCACCTGGATAAGAATATGTCTAGTACATAGTTAAGATTGTATCCTTTGAGGTactccacttttttttttcggaaaaGCATATTACTCTTTTGTCAGATTAATCTGTGTCACTAGCATATGCTTGACAACGAAAATGAACGCACATGTCGAAGCTTCAAACATGTCTGCCTGGTCAGCAGCTATACTAGTTATTTTCTTTCCCTGCATGGTTTTCTTTGTGATGATCACGTCGTTCTCCTAATCAAACAATGGGCATAATGTCAGCATTAGAGAGACATATAAAATGAAAATCAAGTGTGCCTCGGCAAACTGATTTTGTTTCATTAGCTGTTGACGGTCTAGAAGTCGAGAGCATATGTcaacttttttgacagcccAATGAACACATCGAAATTGCCGTCGCGTCGTCGACTCTGCTACGAAGATTTTGACGCAATTTTAGCGAAAAATGTGTATTGTACTATTTTTCGACTCGTTTTTGTCAGCCGAAAGCAAGTAGAATTACCGTACCTGCATCTCGGAAAGTAATAGGAGAAGACGTGGCAAAAcacgtggttttttttttaggcAGAGACCGTTCCTTTGACGATGAgtcggttgtttataccaagtGTTTTAATGAGTTCTGAACGGCCAAGGTCGGTAGGTGAACTTTTGATTACCTAACAGCACTACAGTAGTCGCATGTATGAATGTTACGAACAGCTGTGAGTCAGAGTGACACTTATTGACGAAACCGGCGTTCATTTGCTGCCTGAATTGGACAACGTTTGCACTGTGCCCGACGTGTGTCTCCTCCTGAGAACAACTGAGACATGGCGTTACTTCTTTTGCATACATGCAGATGCAGCTTGGGCGTTGAAGTGGTCACGCGTCGGCTGGTCGTTTGTTAGGTTGGTGCTAGCTAGATGGGTCAGTTCAGGTTTTTAAATCTCAGATTATCCATGTGATTAAGATTTTATCCGATTGATGATGCGCCGTAGCAGTGTCGCGCTGTTGCGTGCTCAGGTTTGCCGATGCGTGGGACAACCGGCCGCCTCTCGGAAGGGAAGATGACGAAACGCCTAAACTAAGCCGTGCGAGCGAGCGAGGAAGCCGGAAGCCGCTGCGCGGACGCAACGCAATAATcccagaggagaggaggaagcgaCCGCGGGCGAACGGCTGATCGATCCGGTGATTCACCGCGCGTCTCGGCTGGTAGTAACGTTGCGGCCGCGACGAACGGTCGTCGCGGCGGCTGGCACCGTGGTACGCTGGGGCCTGGGGGTTGGACGGCGCGGCCGTAACGTGCGGGTTTTTCAGCCAGCCACGCATGGTCACGCGTCCGCACGGCACGGGTGGGCGGGCGGGCGCGCGCCGGTGGCGGCTTTGCCACGCAGATCGCGGTCGTTTTCAATCGCACCGGCCGCTCGCATGCGGTCGTCGCCacggggggagagggagaggcgagGGATACGGCCGAatcgcgcgccgtcgtcgctgcgTCACGGGGTGGTGACACGACGAGTATCGCGGGTGGAGTTGCGCGATTGCCTCGTGGGCTAAGGAAGGGGATTCGGACACATTTTCCAGATGAGTAGGTAGACGGGGGAACGCTTCACCCGGTGGGCCAATGCTTAACGCTAAGAGCATCTCCGACAGTATTTTCAAATACTTATATAGTCAACTCTTTAACTGATTTGGGTAATCAAACTAAATGTTCACTTCAATAGTCTCTCTATTAACATCTCCA
Above is a window of Oryza sativa Japonica Group chromosome 10, ASM3414082v1 DNA encoding:
- the LOC4349132 gene encoding AAA-ATPase At2g46620: MTPREGGGGGGGGVVGLVAYAALAVVALRVVLSYKSVAHAVRRMWRWADEWAQAYQYYEVPRFGGGGGEGVENPLFRKAAAYVAALPSLEDADAACVLSSACKTNDFSLQLGPGHTAHDAFLGARLAWTNAGPAGDGGGGRERLVLRVRRHDRTRVLRPYLQHVESVADEMELRRRELRLYANTGGDGAPSPKWTSAPFTHPATLETVAMDPELKARVRADLESFLKGRAYYHRLGRAWRRSYLLYGPSGTGKSTFAAAMARFLVYDVYDIDMSRGGCDDLRALLLETTPRSLILVEDLDRYLRGGGDGETSAARTSRMLSFMDGLSSCCGEERVMVFTMSGDKDGVDPAILRPGRLDVHIHFTMCDFEGFKTLASNYLGLKDHKLYPQVEEGFHAAGARLSPAELGEIMLANRGSPSRALRTVINALQHVAPAPAPPQQQPRASSASRPPPRLTARWSGHLDEASAADASAANQSPGGGGGGFGKDAPMREFKKLYGLIKIRSRKDGGVVPVDDTASANGRGSDVSADKDR